A single Candidatus Methylomirabilota bacterium DNA region contains:
- a CDS encoding retropepsin-like aspartic protease encodes AAPAPAVGGPGAAGPPEKAGGGTEIKFAPGREIVVEARLNGGTSVRLLLDTGAQRTVINPRVLVAAGVVLSTGQAMQMKGATGTASVSTVQVDSVEVGQARVGKLAVISHDIEQDGVDGLLGRDFLDQFKVSIDNKEGIVTLSPK; translated from the coding sequence GCGGCGCCAGCGCCCGCCGTCGGCGGGCCGGGGGCCGCGGGCCCCCCCGAGAAAGCAGGCGGGGGCACGGAGATCAAGTTCGCGCCGGGCAGGGAGATCGTCGTGGAGGCGCGGCTGAACGGCGGCACGTCGGTCCGGCTGCTCCTCGACACCGGCGCGCAGCGGACGGTGATCAACCCGCGCGTGCTCGTCGCGGCGGGCGTCGTGCTCAGCACGGGCCAGGCGATGCAGATGAAGGGCGCGACGGGTACCGCGAGCGTCAGCACCGTCCAGGTGGACTCGGTCGAGGTCGGCCAGGCCAGGGTCGGCAAGCTCGCCGTGATCTCCCACGACATTGAGCAGGACGGCGTGGACGGGCTCCTCGGGCGCGACTTCCTCGACCAGTTCAAGGTCTCGATCGACAACAAGG